The following proteins are co-located in the Gloeocapsa sp. PCC 7428 genome:
- a CDS encoding DMT family transporter encodes MRSHLSSSRWRLGLALSLLTVFLWGILPIALSVTLQVLDVYTLTWFRFLISFGLLAIYLASRQQLPQWQKLRNAGLGLIVVATVFLGINYLLFVQGLTLTSPANAQVLIQLAPVLFGIGAIAVFKERFNRYQSIGLSILVLGLVLFFNEQLQSLLVANSTYLLGSGILVLAAAAWAVYALAQKQLLRSLSSTNVMLLIYGGCALLFTPVATPQTILTLSLLHWGTLLFCGLNTLIAYGAFAEALEHWEASRVSAVLALTPVVTLISVEVVSSILPSWIDSEQLTLLGFAGAILVVAGSMAIALGKSG; translated from the coding sequence ATGCGATCGCACCTCTCTTCAAGTCGATGGCGCTTAGGTTTAGCCTTATCGCTATTGACAGTTTTCTTGTGGGGAATCTTACCCATTGCTTTATCAGTAACACTCCAAGTACTCGATGTTTATACACTCACTTGGTTTCGATTTTTAATTTCTTTTGGGTTACTCGCAATTTATTTAGCTAGCCGCCAGCAGTTACCACAATGGCAAAAACTCCGCAATGCTGGGTTAGGGCTTATTGTAGTTGCAACAGTATTTTTAGGAATAAATTACTTACTCTTCGTACAAGGTTTAACGCTAACTTCTCCCGCGAATGCCCAAGTTTTGATTCAACTTGCACCAGTATTATTTGGAATAGGCGCGATCGCCGTTTTTAAAGAACGCTTCAACCGTTACCAATCAATTGGGTTAAGTATCCTTGTACTTGGTTTGGTATTGTTCTTTAACGAGCAATTGCAAAGTTTACTTGTCGCAAATTCTACGTATCTCCTTGGTAGTGGTATTTTAGTACTCGCCGCCGCAGCTTGGGCAGTGTATGCTTTAGCACAAAAACAATTACTGCGATCGCTTTCTTCCACAAACGTGATGCTACTTATATATGGTGGTTGCGCGTTGTTATTTACGCCTGTAGCGACACCGCAAACAATTCTGACGTTGAGTTTATTACACTGGGGAACGCTACTATTTTGCGGATTAAATACTTTAATTGCCTATGGTGCCTTTGCTGAAGCCCTCGAACACTGGGAAGCCTCGCGCGTCAGTGCGGTTTTGGCACTTACTCCGGTTGTGACTTTGATATCTGTCGAAGTTGTGTCATCGATTCTTCCTAGTTGGATTGACAGCGAACAATTGACGCTTTTAGGTTTCGCAGGTGCTATTTTAGTCGTTGCCGGTTCAATGGCGATCGCTTTAGGTAAATCAGGTTAA
- a CDS encoding cation transporter, which produces MMTVLPRQCMSDRCCQKKSCELEKLNKRQSKVLWTVLGINSVMFGVELLSGIWSNSLALTGDSLDMLGDAIAYASSLYVINMGSKAHAQSAMLKGGIMFLSAVAVFARAAYQLAFNTPPELKVMSGIGVVALCTNLFCLYLLTQHRNDNINMSSVWLCSRNDIIANTSVLGAASLVYLTNSSLPDIAVGILLAFIFAKSAGSVLSQSWRQLRQV; this is translated from the coding sequence ATGATGACAGTATTGCCGAGGCAATGTATGTCCGATCGCTGCTGTCAAAAGAAATCATGCGAACTAGAAAAGCTGAATAAGCGGCAAAGCAAAGTTCTGTGGACGGTGCTTGGTATCAATTCCGTGATGTTTGGCGTTGAATTGCTATCAGGGATATGGTCAAACTCACTAGCGTTGACGGGTGACTCACTCGATATGCTGGGTGATGCGATTGCCTATGCTAGCAGCCTATATGTCATCAACATGGGTAGTAAGGCTCATGCCCAATCTGCCATGCTTAAGGGCGGCATCATGTTTCTATCAGCTGTAGCCGTATTTGCCAGGGCTGCCTATCAACTCGCTTTTAATACGCCTCCAGAACTTAAGGTGATGAGTGGTATTGGTGTTGTAGCTCTCTGCACCAATTTGTTCTGTCTATATCTCCTTACACAGCATCGCAACGACAACATTAATATGTCTTCTGTGTGGCTTTGTTCTCGCAATGACATCATTGCCAACACCTCTGTACTAGGCGCAGCAAGTCTGGTTTATCTTACAAACTCATCGTTACCCGACATCGCGGTTGGTATTTTGCTCGCGTTTATTTTTGCCAAGTCAGCAGGCTCAGTTCTCTCTCAATCGTGGCGGCAGTTAAGGCAAGTATAA
- a CDS encoding endonuclease/exonuclease/phosphatase family protein, translating to MAAVNFQDGYSQNFDSLIDSGSASWANDATIPGWYTARTGTGTSIVASTGSSNAGNLYSFGLAGSSDRALGSIGSGNAAAGDFYWGVRLVNDTNQTITGLDISYIGEQWRFSGANAAQTVDFSYQIGAQNLTSGNWINFDPLDFTSPVTSGTTGALNGNADANRTFKSATLTNLVLEAEQEIWLRWFDPDHSGADHGLAIDNFTIAISEQGDPDPDPVEPGDVRIFDIQGTSHRSPLEGQQVTNVPGIVTAVRNNGFYIQDVMGDGNAATSDGIFIFTSSAPNVAVGDAVLASGIVGEFRPGGANSGNLTTTQIGGASFNILSRGNALPESTIIGVEGRKPPTERIYGNAVGGNVENPGNEFNPQRNGLDFYESLEAMRVQVDGGVVVGPTNQFNEIWVLGDNGVAATGRTPRGGIVISPDDFNPERIQIQIDRNLTPGTAPQVNVGDRIDSVTGILDYSFGNFEVLSTVPVTATPGGLQREVTTLDAVGDRLTVASYNIENFHPGSPASRINGIAGHIAQNLKAPDIIALQEVQDNSGPTNNGIVDAAQSYQVLIDAIAAAGGPTYKFRDIAPVNGQDGGQPGGNIRVGYLYNPERVNFIDRPGGTATSETTIIDGRLSESPGRVEPNDPAFEDSRKPLAGEFVFNGQRLFLINNHFSSKGGSDPLFGRFQPPNNNGEDARTEQARINREFVEDILAANSDARAIVLGDLNEFQFFPPLEVLEGGAEQVLNNLTETLPENERYSYIFEGNSQALDHILVTDSLLPIAEYDIVHVNAEFVDQDSDHDPLLSRFALANPTSTVGNSRLVFGTAGDDEIAAQGRQTIFAGNGDDLVGSAPSSTGSNIINGGRGNDELFARSNDTLLGGSGNDYLNAADGTGNNQLYGGIGNDTLFAGGANDQLYGQFGDDVLYAGNGGNFLSGGFGNDQFWIALNQLPETANTIADFNLGNNVIGISGVAAINSFDDLTITQSGANTVIRALNQDIAVLTGVQASTLSTNRFVFA from the coding sequence ATGGCAGCGGTTAATTTTCAAGACGGTTACTCGCAAAACTTTGATTCTTTAATTGATTCTGGTTCTGCAAGTTGGGCGAATGACGCGACAATTCCAGGTTGGTATACCGCAAGAACAGGAACCGGAACAAGTATTGTGGCATCTACCGGAAGTAGTAATGCTGGAAATCTTTATAGCTTTGGCTTAGCAGGTAGTAGCGATCGCGCTTTAGGTTCAATAGGTTCAGGAAATGCAGCAGCAGGAGATTTCTATTGGGGAGTACGCTTAGTTAACGATACCAATCAAACAATTACCGGATTAGATATCAGTTACATTGGCGAACAATGGCGCTTTAGCGGTGCAAACGCCGCGCAAACTGTTGATTTTTCCTACCAAATCGGAGCGCAGAATTTAACTAGCGGTAATTGGATTAATTTCGATCCTCTCGATTTTACCAGCCCTGTCACCAGCGGTACAACGGGGGCGCTCAATGGCAATGCCGATGCTAATCGTACCTTTAAATCAGCAACTTTAACCAATTTAGTCCTAGAAGCGGAACAAGAAATTTGGTTACGCTGGTTTGATCCCGATCATTCAGGTGCAGATCATGGTTTAGCCATTGATAATTTTACAATTGCTATTAGCGAACAGGGAGATCCCGATCCCGATCCTGTTGAACCTGGTGATGTACGGATTTTTGATATTCAAGGAACATCGCACCGATCGCCCTTAGAAGGACAGCAAGTGACAAACGTTCCTGGAATCGTCACCGCAGTGCGAAATAACGGCTTTTACATTCAAGATGTGATGGGTGACGGCAATGCGGCGACGTCAGATGGTATTTTTATCTTTACTTCTTCTGCTCCCAATGTTGCGGTAGGCGATGCAGTACTGGCGAGTGGAATTGTCGGCGAGTTTCGTCCTGGTGGTGCAAATAGTGGTAACTTGACAACAACGCAGATTGGTGGCGCGAGTTTTAACATATTGTCGCGAGGGAATGCGCTACCAGAATCAACAATTATTGGTGTAGAAGGAAGAAAGCCACCTACCGAAAGAATTTATGGCAATGCTGTAGGTGGTAATGTTGAAAATCCTGGTAACGAATTTAATCCGCAACGCAACGGACTCGACTTTTACGAAAGTTTAGAGGCAATGCGCGTGCAAGTTGATGGTGGTGTTGTTGTGGGTCCTACGAACCAGTTTAACGAAATTTGGGTACTAGGAGACAACGGTGTTGCGGCAACAGGGCGCACTCCGCGTGGTGGAATTGTCATTAGTCCTGACGATTTTAACCCCGAACGCATTCAGATTCAAATCGACCGGAATTTGACACCAGGAACCGCACCGCAAGTTAATGTAGGCGATCGCATAGATAGTGTCACTGGCATTCTAGATTACAGTTTCGGTAACTTTGAAGTATTAAGCACGGTTCCTGTCACCGCAACACCAGGAGGGTTACAGCGCGAAGTCACGACATTAGATGCAGTGGGCGATCGCTTAACGGTTGCATCTTACAATATCGAAAACTTTCATCCTGGTAGCCCTGCATCACGAATCAATGGTATCGCCGGACATATCGCCCAAAACTTGAAAGCACCAGATATCATTGCCTTGCAAGAAGTTCAGGATAACTCTGGTCCTACAAATAATGGTATTGTTGATGCTGCACAATCGTATCAGGTATTAATCGATGCGATCGCGGCTGCTGGCGGTCCTACTTACAAATTCCGCGACATCGCCCCTGTTAATGGACAAGACGGCGGACAACCTGGCGGTAATATTCGCGTCGGCTACCTCTACAACCCTGAACGCGTGAACTTTATCGATCGCCCTGGCGGTACTGCAACGAGTGAAACAACAATTATTGACGGTCGATTGTCAGAAAGTCCTGGTAGAGTAGAACCTAACGATCCAGCTTTTGAAGATAGCCGCAAACCACTTGCGGGTGAGTTTGTCTTTAACGGTCAGCGGTTATTTTTAATCAACAATCACTTTAGCTCAAAAGGTGGTAGCGATCCGCTATTTGGTCGCTTTCAACCACCTAATAATAATGGAGAAGATGCGCGTACCGAACAAGCAAGAATTAATCGCGAGTTTGTCGAAGATATCTTAGCTGCAAATTCAGATGCAAGAGCAATTGTATTAGGTGACTTGAATGAATTTCAGTTTTTCCCGCCTTTAGAAGTTCTAGAGGGAGGTGCTGAACAAGTTCTCAACAATTTAACCGAAACTCTACCAGAAAATGAACGCTACAGCTATATTTTTGAAGGTAACTCGCAAGCCCTCGACCACATTTTAGTCACCGATAGCTTATTACCGATAGCTGAATACGATATCGTCCATGTTAACGCGGAGTTTGTCGATCAAGATAGCGATCACGATCCGTTACTCTCGCGCTTTGCGCTAGCAAATCCAACTTCTACAGTAGGTAATTCTCGCTTGGTATTTGGAACTGCTGGAGATGATGAAATCGCCGCCCAAGGTAGACAAACTATTTTTGCAGGTAATGGTGATGACTTAGTAGGTTCTGCACCAAGTTCAACAGGAAGCAATATCATTAATGGTGGCAGAGGTAACGATGAATTATTCGCTCGCAGCAATGACACTCTACTCGGTGGTAGCGGCAATGACTATTTAAATGCCGCAGATGGTACGGGTAATAACCAACTATACGGTGGTATTGGTAATGATACTTTATTTGCTGGGGGAGCGAACGATCAGCTTTATGGTCAATTCGGCGATGATGTCCTTTATGCTGGTAACGGTGGCAATTTCCTCAGTGGTGGTTTTGGTAACGATCAGTTCTGGATTGCGTTAAATCAATTACCAGAAACAGCAAACACAATTGCTGACTTTAATTTAGGTAACAACGTAATTGGAATTAGTGGCGTTGCAGCGATTAACTCGTTTGATGACCTCACTATTACACAAAGTGGTGCTAATACGGTGATTCGTGCTTTGAATCAAGATATCGCTGTCCTCACAGGTGTTCAAGCGAGTACACTCAGCACTAACAGGTTTGTGTTTGCATAA
- a CDS encoding iron uptake porin produces the protein MTIKVRQILTHLTVIGVTSFLTNNPVSALGTSNTTDPLAQVTSVSQLSDVAPSDWAFQSLSSLVERYGCIAGYPDGTYRGNRALTRYEFAAGLNACLAQINSLITSSTADAIRQEDIVTLQRLQTEFAQELTVLRGRVDQLEARTAELEAQQFSTTTKLEGEVVFAVNGVTGDRKADGSDDEIDDNLILAYRTRLDFNTSFSGTDNLRVRLQARNIPEFEDAAGTPMANLGIDGSSGSSVELSRLDYFFPVGERASGYVTIVGGGLGDFVTTVNPLLSSSGDGAVSLFGRENPIRRQGSAPGASFFYELSDAILFEVGYAASDASDSEVGIWQSPYAAVAQLTVQPSESLNVALTYIRSYNSISTGTGSELSNDPFDDEAETITGNSYGVEAALQVSPKFTLGGRVGWIQATATDLDNNPSANIFTWAVSLAFPDLAGEDNLAGIIIGVPPKVVSNEFDADLEEDATSLHLEAFYRFQVNDNLAITPGVFMITNPEHDADNDTIYVGTVRTTFEF, from the coding sequence ATGACGATAAAAGTAAGGCAAATCTTAACACACCTCACCGTAATCGGTGTAACGTCATTCTTGACAAATAATCCTGTTAGTGCATTAGGAACCTCTAATACGACAGATCCCCTCGCGCAAGTGACATCGGTTTCGCAGTTATCGGATGTCGCACCCAGTGATTGGGCATTTCAATCGCTCAGTTCTTTGGTGGAACGCTACGGCTGTATCGCGGGTTATCCTGATGGAACGTATCGCGGGAATCGCGCGTTAACTCGCTACGAGTTCGCGGCGGGTTTAAATGCGTGTTTAGCACAAATTAATTCTTTAATTACGTCCAGCACAGCAGATGCAATTCGTCAAGAAGACATCGTAACATTGCAACGCTTACAAACCGAGTTTGCGCAAGAATTAACAGTGTTACGAGGAAGAGTCGATCAACTCGAAGCCCGCACCGCCGAACTTGAAGCGCAACAATTTTCGACAACAACGAAACTCGAAGGAGAAGTCGTTTTTGCTGTCAACGGCGTGACAGGCGATCGCAAAGCCGATGGAAGTGATGACGAAATTGACGATAACTTGATTCTCGCTTATCGAACGAGATTAGACTTTAATACGAGTTTCAGCGGTACAGATAACTTAAGAGTTCGCTTACAAGCCCGCAATATTCCTGAATTTGAAGACGCCGCAGGTACGCCGATGGCTAATTTGGGAATCGATGGTAGTAGTGGTAGTAGCGTAGAACTCAGCCGTTTAGATTATTTTTTCCCTGTAGGAGAACGCGCTAGCGGTTATGTAACGATAGTTGGTGGAGGATTAGGCGACTTTGTAACGACGGTTAATCCTTTACTTAGTAGTAGCGGTGACGGTGCGGTATCGCTGTTTGGGCGAGAAAATCCGATCCGGCGACAAGGAAGTGCGCCAGGCGCTAGCTTCTTTTATGAACTAAGCGATGCAATTCTCTTTGAGGTAGGTTATGCGGCTAGCGATGCTAGTGATTCAGAGGTAGGAATTTGGCAAAGTCCGTATGCGGCGGTAGCGCAGTTAACAGTACAACCCAGCGAATCACTAAATGTTGCTTTGACGTACATTCGTTCGTACAACAGTATCAGTACGGGTACAGGAAGCGAACTTTCCAACGATCCGTTTGATGACGAAGCAGAGACAATTACAGGAAACTCCTACGGCGTAGAAGCTGCGTTGCAAGTCAGTCCTAAGTTTACGCTTGGCGGTAGGGTTGGTTGGATTCAAGCAACCGCAACGGATCTTGATAACAATCCTTCAGCAAATATCTTCACTTGGGCTGTGTCGTTAGCTTTCCCTGATTTAGCCGGAGAAGATAATTTAGCAGGGATCATCATCGGTGTACCGCCAAAAGTTGTGAGTAATGAATTTGACGCAGATTTAGAAGAAGATGCGACTTCACTACACCTTGAAGCTTTTTACCGCTTTCAAGTGAATGACAACTTAGCCATTACTCCTGGCGTTTTTATGATTACTAATCCCGAACACGACGCAGATAATGACACGATTTATGTAGGAACCGTCCGCACGACGTTTGAATTTTGA
- a CDS encoding phosphotransferase, which produces MTSISAIDPFDVVSDAKMPFLAQALHPETVQQQFNQLALWQNTHPMQLQAIRVIRYKPGRRCLIEYDVVENQSFVTLIGKTRAKGLDRCSFRLMQLLWHNGFDAKSSDRISVPEPVGILPQFQMWLQRKIAGTLATDLLPKSEGVDLAKFIAQGAYKLQQANIVPRRSHTMTDELKILGDRLSQVKQLYPHWSQRIERLLAACDFLSSATPESDTRGIHRDFYPDQVLVAGDRIYLLDLDLYCIGDPSLDIGNFIAHITEQSLRTLGHEDALIDREEAAIAEFIRLGGAATQTTIQAYKTLTLARHIYISTLFPERQKFTETLLELCEQRLSLALHCV; this is translated from the coding sequence ATGACTAGTATCTCAGCGATCGATCCATTCGATGTCGTCAGCGATGCCAAAATGCCATTTTTAGCACAAGCATTGCATCCTGAAACTGTCCAACAGCAATTCAATCAGCTGGCGCTTTGGCAAAACACGCACCCTATGCAACTGCAAGCGATTCGCGTCATTCGCTATAAACCAGGGCGACGGTGTTTAATTGAATACGATGTCGTGGAAAATCAATCGTTTGTCACGTTAATTGGCAAAACCCGCGCCAAAGGACTCGATCGTTGTAGCTTTCGACTTATGCAGTTACTTTGGCACAACGGCTTTGATGCCAAAAGCAGCGATCGCATTTCGGTTCCTGAACCAGTCGGTATCCTTCCCCAATTTCAGATGTGGCTGCAACGCAAAATAGCAGGAACGCTTGCAACCGATTTGCTACCAAAAAGTGAAGGAGTTGATTTAGCAAAATTCATTGCCCAAGGCGCTTACAAGCTTCAGCAAGCAAACATTGTGCCTCGGCGCAGCCATACAATGACAGACGAACTCAAAATCTTAGGCGATCGCTTATCGCAGGTCAAGCAATTATATCCGCATTGGTCACAACGCATCGAGCGGTTACTTGCGGCGTGCGATTTTCTCAGTAGTGCGACGCCAGAATCAGACACGCGGGGAATTCATCGCGATTTTTACCCCGATCAAGTTTTGGTTGCAGGCGATCGCATTTACTTACTTGACTTGGATCTGTATTGTATTGGCGATCCGAGTTTGGATATTGGCAACTTTATAGCCCACATAACCGAGCAAAGCTTGCGTACTTTGGGTCACGAAGATGCTTTAATAGATCGAGAAGAAGCGGCGATCGCTGAATTTATCCGCCTGGGTGGTGCAGCAACTCAAACCACGATTCAAGCATATAAAACGCTGACGTTAGCGCGACATATTTATATCAGTACGCTGTTTCCCGAAAGGCAAAAATTTACAGAGACACTTTTAGAACTTTGCGAACAACGGCTATCTTTAGCCCTTCATTGCGTGTGA
- a CDS encoding metalloregulator ArsR/SmtB family transcription factor: MPKTKPIDVCQVRCFNTDLVAQVRDALPDDEAFEIAQTLFTALADKSRLKILHALKDAQELCVCDIAAVLGVQISAASHHLRKLRDLKLLKYRNDGKLVYYSLRDEFVSQVLSHVFTKHD; encoded by the coding sequence GTGCCGAAAACAAAGCCTATTGATGTTTGTCAAGTCCGCTGTTTTAACACAGATCTTGTAGCTCAAGTGCGTGATGCCCTTCCTGATGACGAAGCTTTTGAAATCGCCCAAACTCTCTTTACCGCATTAGCAGACAAATCTAGGTTGAAGATTCTTCATGCGCTCAAAGATGCTCAAGAACTTTGTGTATGCGACATCGCGGCTGTATTAGGTGTGCAAATATCGGCAGCATCTCACCATCTGCGAAAGCTACGCGATCTCAAGCTCCTGAAATACAGAAACGATGGAAAATTGGTTTACTATTCGCTACGAGATGAGTTTGTCAGCCAGGTGTTAAGCCATGTGTTTACAAAACACGATTAA